From Streptomyces sp. NBC_01551:
CAACGCTCATGGTGTGGCAGGCCCCCTGTGCCCGCGGGTTTCTACTTGCCGCAGAGGCCGACCAGCGCTTGCTCCGCGGGAGTCAGGCTGGGGCTGGGTGTCTGGGCGTTCTGCGATTCGGCGTTGCGGCGTTCTTCGTCCTTCTTGCAGGCGGAGACCTGCACGCCGAGTTCGTCGATCTTCTGACGGGCCCCGTCGAGGCTGCTTTCGGTGATGGTGGCCTCGACCTGCTTGCGCTTGAAGGGCGGCAGGTACTTCAGCTCGATCTCGGGGTGGTCCTTCTCGACCTGGTTGAGGTGGATCCAGCCGAGATTCTGGCTGATGCCGCGGTAGAGCGCGACGTGTTCGCCCTTGACGCCGACGTAGTACTGGGTCTGGGTCCAGCGGTGGGCGGCGTAGAGGCCGCCTCCGATGGCTCCGGCGATGATCAGCAGGAGCAGCGTACGCGTCGTCCACTTGCGCCCTTTTCCGCGGCGCCTGCGGGGGTGGTCGTACGTGTCGTCGTAGCGCGCGTCGGCGTCGTAGCCGGCGGTGTCGGGTTCGCCGAAGCTGCCGTACGCGCCGCCGCCCTGGTTCTGGTCGGGGTATCCGTACCCGGGGTTCTCGCCGCTGCCGGGGGGGCCGAAGGCGCCGGCGGGCGGGGGGGCCTGGCGGCCGAGGCCCGAGGCGCGGCCGGCCGGGGTCTGCATGGCGCCCGCGTCGAAGAGCTGGTGCTGGTTCTCGGCGACCGCTCCGACGACGACCGGGGTGTCGTTGAGCTGGGCGGCGAGGGTGTCGCCGCTGTCGGTGTCGAGGACGTCGGCGACGATGCAGGTGATGTT
This genomic window contains:
- a CDS encoding PP2C family serine/threonine-protein phosphatase, whose protein sequence is MSLSLRFAAGSHKGMIREGNEDSGYAGPRLLAIADGMGGQAAGEVASSEVISTLVQLDDDVPGSDILTSLATAVQRANDQLRVMVEEDPQLEGMGTTLTALLWTGQRLGLVHVGDSRAYLLRDGLLTQITQDHTWVQRLVDEGRITEEEATTHPQRSLLMRALGSGDTVEPDLSIREVRAGDRYLICSDGLSGVVSHQTLEETLADYHGPHETVQALIQLALRGGGPDNITCIVADVLDTDSGDTLAAQLNDTPVVVGAVAENQHQLFDAGAMQTPAGRASGLGRQAPPPAGAFGPPGSGENPGYGYPDQNQGGGAYGSFGEPDTAGYDADARYDDTYDHPRRRRGKGRKWTTRTLLLLIIAGAIGGGLYAAHRWTQTQYYVGVKGEHVALYRGISQNLGWIHLNQVEKDHPEIELKYLPPFKRKQVEATITESSLDGARQKIDELGVQVSACKKDEERRNAESQNAQTPSPSLTPAEQALVGLCGK